A section of the Ruania halotolerans genome encodes:
- a CDS encoding RNA polymerase sigma factor produces the protein MPSPRSHAVLPREFEHFALQKAFRTGLERGSLTATEFRAACEEADVKPRRLKEVLGAMQTAKITVTDVPSRAVANAAPRRGTTATVESPSASEDAPSAQQPASKPAGKKSASKPNAKKPAASSKAKAEHSGGTDAATPAKASAAKRGTAATARKKAAANKESLVAVPEADSASDTPDQDRPKVDEATPATTSTAAETAETEEAGGFVYSDSDDDDAPAQQVVTAGATADPVKDYLKQIGKVALLNAEQEVELAKRIEAGLFAEEKLGSDAAGMAPKLRREMQWIAQDGRRAKNHLLEANLRLVVSLAKRYTGRGMLFLDLIQEGNLGLIRAVEKFDYTKGYKFSTYATWWIRQAITRAMADQARTIRIPVHMVEVINKLARVQRQMLQDLGREPTPEELAKELDMTPEKVVEVQKYGREPISLHTPLGEDGDSEFGDLIEDSEAVVPADAVSFTLLQEQLHSVLDTLSEREAGVVSMRFGLTDGQPKTLDEIGKVYGVTRERIRQIESKTMSKLRHPSRSQVLRDYLD, from the coding sequence GTGCCGTCGCCTCGTTCCCACGCCGTGCTGCCCCGCGAATTTGAACACTTTGCTCTGCAGAAGGCGTTCCGAACCGGCTTGGAGCGCGGGTCGCTCACTGCGACCGAGTTTCGAGCGGCGTGTGAGGAGGCCGATGTCAAGCCCCGCCGTCTCAAGGAGGTTCTCGGCGCCATGCAGACAGCCAAGATTACCGTGACCGACGTGCCGTCCAGAGCGGTCGCTAATGCGGCCCCGCGCCGTGGGACCACCGCGACCGTGGAGTCCCCTTCGGCGTCCGAGGACGCCCCAAGCGCCCAGCAGCCTGCATCGAAGCCGGCCGGGAAGAAGTCCGCCTCGAAGCCGAACGCGAAGAAGCCCGCTGCATCGTCGAAGGCTAAGGCAGAGCACAGCGGGGGCACGGACGCTGCGACACCCGCGAAGGCCAGCGCGGCCAAGCGAGGCACCGCTGCCACCGCCCGGAAGAAGGCGGCAGCAAACAAGGAATCCCTCGTGGCCGTACCGGAAGCGGACAGCGCCTCGGATACGCCCGACCAGGATCGTCCGAAGGTCGATGAAGCCACGCCGGCGACGACGTCCACCGCAGCCGAGACTGCTGAAACCGAGGAGGCCGGTGGATTTGTCTACTCCGACTCCGATGATGACGACGCACCGGCCCAGCAGGTCGTCACCGCCGGTGCCACTGCCGACCCGGTCAAGGACTACCTCAAGCAAATCGGCAAGGTCGCGCTGCTGAACGCCGAGCAGGAAGTAGAGCTCGCCAAGCGGATCGAGGCGGGCCTGTTCGCGGAGGAGAAGCTCGGTAGCGACGCCGCCGGTATGGCGCCGAAACTCCGTCGAGAGATGCAATGGATCGCCCAGGATGGGCGACGTGCGAAGAACCACCTGCTCGAAGCGAACTTGCGCCTGGTGGTATCGCTGGCGAAACGCTACACGGGCCGCGGCATGCTCTTCCTGGATCTGATCCAGGAAGGCAACCTCGGGCTCATCCGCGCCGTCGAGAAGTTCGACTACACCAAGGGCTACAAGTTCTCCACCTACGCCACCTGGTGGATCCGGCAGGCGATCACTCGCGCCATGGCTGACCAGGCCCGCACCATTCGCATCCCGGTGCACATGGTGGAGGTCATCAACAAGCTGGCACGTGTGCAGCGCCAGATGCTGCAGGACTTGGGCCGTGAGCCCACGCCGGAGGAGCTCGCCAAGGAGCTCGACATGACGCCAGAGAAGGTCGTGGAGGTGCAGAAGTACGGTCGCGAGCCGATTTCGCTGCACACCCCGCTCGGGGAAGACGGAGACTCCGAGTTCGGTGACCTGATCGAGGACTCCGAAGCCGTTGTGCCAGCTGACGCCGTGAGCTTCACCCTCCTGCAGGAGCAGCTGCACTCGGTGCTCGATACGCTCTCGGAGCGTGAAGCAGGAGTGGTCTCGATGCGTTTCGGTCTCACTGATGGCCAGCCCAAGACGCTGGACGAGATCGGCAAGGTCTACGGGGTCACTCGTGAGCGGATTCGCCAGATCGAGTCCAAGACGATGTCGAAGTTGCGCCACCCCAGCCGTTCGCAGGTGCTGCGCGATTACCTGGACTGA
- a CDS encoding universal stress protein yields MIVVGFIATAEGRAALEAAVEEAGRRGDTVTVVVHAPRGAEQADVDLAADEVRQRIDGELLREVRSVAPGSDVAEALMAAAESLNASLIVIGLRRRSPLGKLILGSNAQRILLDAPCPVLAVKPELS; encoded by the coding sequence GTGATCGTGGTCGGATTCATCGCCACCGCCGAGGGGCGCGCCGCGCTCGAGGCGGCCGTCGAAGAGGCGGGTCGGCGAGGAGACACAGTGACAGTCGTGGTGCACGCGCCGCGGGGTGCCGAACAAGCAGACGTCGATCTGGCTGCGGATGAGGTGCGGCAACGTATCGACGGTGAGCTGCTGAGGGAAGTGCGCAGCGTGGCACCGGGTAGTGACGTGGCGGAGGCGCTGATGGCAGCTGCCGAGTCACTCAACGCTTCGCTGATCGTCATCGGCTTGCGTCGGCGATCGCCACTTGGAAAGTTGATTCTGGGTTCGAACGCACAGCGCATCCTGCTGGACGCGCCCTGCCCAGTGCTCGCCGTCAAGCCCGAGCTCTCGTAG